A genomic segment from Streptomyces sp. NBC_01233 encodes:
- a CDS encoding MFS transporter — MKTTPISTAPTDASSRPVRLGLRENRLQFTLLVVVNICVGGLVGLERTTVPLIGAETFGLTSELAVFSFIIAFGLSKALTNLAAGALTSRFRRKQLLVAGWLIGIPVPFALAWAPSWGWIVAANVLLGLNQGLTWSMTVNMKIDLVGPSRRGLATGLNEAAGYTAVGVTALLTGYLATSYGLRPVPELIGVVFVVAGLALALVVRDTAAHVALELAHHTKPLPTDEGTGLKATFIRTSWRNRSLRGASQAGLINNLNDGLTWGVFPLLFTDHGLGLAAVGLIKGLYPILWGLGQIPTGHLADRIGRKPLIVYGMLVQAGGFVLVLALLDRPLLAGVLSAVALGLGTAMVYPALIASISDHAHPAWRANALGTYRFWRDIGYAAGALVAGILADALGLNATVIAAAVLTAASGLLAARWITEHRPDPH; from the coding sequence GTGAAGACCACTCCCATCTCGACGGCGCCGACGGACGCCTCCAGTCGTCCGGTACGCCTCGGCCTGCGCGAGAACCGGCTCCAGTTCACCCTGCTGGTCGTCGTCAACATCTGCGTCGGCGGCCTGGTCGGCCTGGAACGCACCACCGTCCCGCTCATCGGCGCCGAGACGTTCGGGCTGACCAGCGAGCTGGCCGTCTTCTCCTTCATCATCGCCTTCGGCCTCTCCAAAGCCCTCACCAATCTCGCTGCCGGGGCCCTGACCTCCCGCTTCCGCCGCAAGCAGCTGTTGGTGGCCGGCTGGCTGATCGGCATCCCCGTCCCCTTCGCTCTCGCCTGGGCGCCGTCGTGGGGCTGGATCGTCGCGGCCAACGTCCTGCTCGGCCTGAATCAGGGCCTGACCTGGTCGATGACCGTCAACATGAAGATCGACCTCGTCGGTCCCTCGCGGCGAGGACTGGCCACCGGGCTGAACGAGGCCGCCGGCTACACCGCCGTCGGCGTCACCGCCCTGCTCACCGGCTACCTCGCCACCAGCTACGGACTGCGCCCGGTCCCCGAGCTCATCGGCGTCGTCTTCGTCGTCGCGGGCCTTGCCCTGGCTCTCGTCGTCCGCGACACCGCCGCCCATGTCGCCCTCGAACTCGCCCACCACACCAAGCCCCTGCCCACCGACGAGGGCACCGGCCTGAAGGCCACGTTCATCCGCACCTCCTGGCGCAACCGCTCGCTGCGCGGTGCCAGTCAGGCCGGACTGATCAACAACCTCAACGACGGCCTCACCTGGGGCGTCTTTCCCCTCCTGTTCACCGACCACGGCCTGGGCCTCGCTGCCGTCGGCCTCATCAAGGGCCTCTACCCCATTCTGTGGGGCCTCGGGCAGATCCCGACCGGCCACCTCGCCGACCGCATCGGCCGCAAACCCCTGATCGTCTACGGGATGCTCGTCCAGGCCGGCGGTTTCGTCCTCGTCCTCGCCCTGCTCGACCGGCCTCTGCTTGCCGGAGTCCTGTCCGCCGTTGCACTCGGCCTCGGCACGGCCATGGTCTACCCGGCCCTCATCGCGTCCATCTCCGACCACGCCCACCCGGCATGGCGGGCCAACGCCCTGGGCACGTACCGGTTCTGGCGGGACATCGGCTACGCCGCAGGCGCCCTCGTCGCCGGCATCCTCGCCGACGCCCTCGGCCTGAACGCCACCGTGATCGCCGCCGCTGTGCTCACCGCCGCCTCCGGCCTGCTCGCTGCCCGTTGGATAACCGAGCACCGGCCCGACCCCCACTGA
- a CDS encoding TIGR02677 family protein, translating into MTSPQAEGPPDAYGPFAHLTAPNVLLYRVVMRAFLVAKERFAVHLRPEDVYAGLASGARPTELDAVVKALDSLVGWGNLRADPDTGRVTAVEDFYRKRFIYQLTREGEAAEEALSAYDEALGRRGALQAVALHDIVTQLRALLVLAAEEEPDPAKAHLALDGLASRFGALADNARAFMGSLQRTIDLHDVGEEVFLAYKDQLIQYLERFIQDLITLGGRIARLILELEEGGSIEQLLRAAAAREAADATPQEAAYAGQAAYERWAGRWAGLAAWFLSRDGRESQARLLRGRALGAIPQLLAVVRSLNERRAGRSDRSADFRTLARWFAEAPDDDARHRLWRTAFGLYPARHLTVDAETLAARHARPEPAGTAWADAAPLRISPQLRRTGSYERRGKPRRVEDRQEARRLLAETAAKQAAETVAARARLVTHGVTRLSGLGELDPLSFRLFLQLLGDALATWRPGMTHTSATSGDGSMEIRLTAPTDGSTAEVRTLDGTFRGPDHTIEIVDLAEGRGGSGA; encoded by the coding sequence ATGACTTCTCCGCAGGCGGAGGGCCCGCCCGACGCGTACGGGCCCTTCGCGCATCTCACGGCTCCGAACGTGCTGCTCTACCGCGTGGTGATGCGGGCCTTCCTCGTCGCCAAGGAGCGGTTCGCCGTGCATCTGCGGCCCGAGGACGTGTACGCGGGGCTGGCCTCCGGGGCCCGGCCGACCGAGCTCGACGCCGTGGTCAAGGCGCTCGACAGCCTGGTGGGGTGGGGGAACCTGCGCGCCGATCCGGACACCGGGCGGGTCACCGCCGTCGAGGACTTCTACCGCAAGCGGTTCATCTACCAGCTCACGCGGGAGGGCGAGGCGGCGGAGGAGGCCCTGTCCGCGTACGACGAGGCGCTCGGGCGGCGGGGCGCGCTGCAGGCCGTCGCGCTGCACGACATCGTGACGCAGTTGCGGGCCCTGCTCGTGCTGGCGGCCGAGGAGGAGCCCGATCCGGCCAAGGCGCATCTGGCGCTGGACGGGCTCGCGAGTCGTTTCGGCGCGCTCGCCGACAATGCGCGGGCCTTCATGGGCTCGCTCCAGCGGACCATCGACCTCCACGACGTGGGGGAGGAGGTCTTCCTCGCCTACAAGGACCAGCTCATCCAGTACCTGGAGCGGTTCATCCAGGACCTGATCACCCTCGGCGGGCGCATCGCCCGGCTGATCCTGGAGCTGGAGGAGGGCGGGAGCATCGAGCAGCTGTTGCGGGCTGCGGCCGCCCGTGAGGCGGCGGACGCCACCCCGCAGGAGGCGGCGTACGCGGGGCAGGCCGCGTACGAGCGGTGGGCCGGCCGGTGGGCGGGGCTGGCGGCCTGGTTCCTCAGCCGGGACGGCCGGGAGTCGCAGGCCCGGCTGCTGCGCGGCCGGGCACTGGGCGCGATCCCGCAGCTGCTGGCCGTCGTACGGTCGCTGAACGAGAGGCGGGCCGGGCGTTCGGACCGCTCCGCCGACTTCCGCACCCTTGCGCGCTGGTTCGCCGAAGCGCCCGACGACGACGCCCGGCACCGGCTGTGGCGCACCGCCTTCGGGCTGTACCCGGCTCGGCACCTGACCGTGGATGCCGAGACGCTGGCCGCCCGCCACGCCCGTCCCGAGCCCGCGGGAACCGCATGGGCCGATGCCGCGCCGCTGCGGATCAGCCCGCAGCTGCGCCGCACGGGAAGCTACGAGCGGCGCGGCAAGCCCCGCAGGGTCGAGGACCGGCAGGAAGCGCGCCGACTGCTCGCCGAGACGGCCGCCAAGCAGGCCGCCGAGACAGTGGCCGCCCGGGCCCGGCTCGTCACCCACGGCGTCACCAGGCTGTCCGGACTCGGCGAGCTCGACCCCCTCAGCTTCCGGCTCTTCCTGCAGCTCCTCGGCGACGCGCTCGCCACCTGGCGGCCCGGTATGACGCACACCTCGGCCACCAGCGGGGACGGCTCCATGGAGATCCGGCTCACCGCGCCGACCGACGGGTCCACGGCCGAGGTCCGCACACTGGACGGGACCTTCCGCGGCCCGGACCACACCATCGAGATCGTCGACCTCGCAGAAGGAAGAGGAGGGAGCGGAGCGTGA
- a CDS encoding TIGR02678 family protein, whose product MTTPLAEVLDGQHAAERRKAARALLKQPLLLAHGAYADEFRLVRRHASELRDWFDRNTGWSLQVDAETARLGKIPGVPDDATHPAREVTRSAVPFSRRRYVLLCLALAALERGEAQIALGRLADQIMLDAKDPQLAAAGIQFTLDRRDERLDLAAVVRLLLHLGVLRRVAGDEDAYVSGAGDVLYDVERRVLAGLLATRRGPSTVRAETPDARLAELAAETALDSDELRFRALRRSLTRRLLDDPVLYYDELTDAELGYLTRQRGFLTARISELTGLVAEVRAEGIAMVDPEDDLTDVRMPESGTRGHITLLLAEYLTAVGGLVVPMGDLERRVVELAAEHSGFWSKSAREPGAEADLAEQAVARLAALGLVARTADGVVPRPALARYAVGQTVVLEPRTAGTAQVPAQRKAYLP is encoded by the coding sequence ATGACGACCCCGCTCGCCGAAGTACTCGACGGGCAGCACGCCGCCGAGCGGCGCAAGGCGGCCCGTGCCCTGCTGAAGCAGCCCCTGCTGCTCGCGCACGGCGCGTACGCCGACGAGTTCCGCCTCGTCCGGCGGCACGCCTCCGAGCTGCGCGACTGGTTCGACCGCAACACCGGCTGGTCCCTCCAGGTGGACGCCGAGACCGCCCGGCTGGGCAAGATCCCCGGTGTGCCGGACGACGCCACGCACCCGGCGCGCGAGGTCACCCGTAGCGCCGTCCCCTTCAGCCGCCGTCGGTACGTCCTGCTCTGCCTCGCCCTCGCCGCCCTCGAACGCGGCGAGGCGCAGATCGCGCTGGGCCGCCTCGCAGACCAGATCATGCTGGACGCCAAGGACCCCCAGCTGGCCGCGGCGGGCATCCAGTTCACCCTGGACCGCCGTGACGAGCGGCTCGACCTGGCCGCCGTCGTGCGGCTCCTGCTCCACCTCGGAGTCCTGCGGCGCGTCGCCGGAGACGAGGACGCGTACGTCAGTGGAGCCGGCGACGTCCTGTACGACGTCGAACGGCGGGTCCTCGCAGGTCTCCTCGCCACCCGCCGGGGACCCTCCACCGTCCGGGCCGAAACGCCGGATGCCCGGCTCGCCGAACTCGCCGCGGAAACGGCCCTCGACAGCGACGAACTGCGCTTCCGCGCCCTGCGCCGCTCGCTGACCCGGCGGCTGCTCGACGACCCCGTCCTCTACTACGACGAGCTGACCGATGCCGAGCTCGGCTACCTCACGCGCCAGCGCGGCTTCCTCACCGCCCGCATCAGCGAACTGACCGGGCTGGTCGCCGAAGTGCGGGCCGAAGGCATCGCCATGGTCGACCCCGAGGACGACCTCACCGACGTCCGCATGCCGGAATCAGGGACCCGCGGCCACATCACCCTCCTGCTCGCCGAGTACCTCACGGCGGTCGGAGGCCTGGTCGTCCCCATGGGCGACCTTGAGCGCCGCGTCGTCGAACTGGCCGCCGAACACAGCGGATTCTGGTCCAAGTCGGCTCGTGAGCCAGGGGCCGAGGCCGACTTGGCCGAGCAGGCCGTCGCCCGGCTGGCCGCTCTCGGCCTGGTCGCCCGCACGGCCGACGGGGTCGTGCCGCGCCCGGCGCTCGCCCGCTACGCGGTCGGACAGACCGTCGTACTCGAACCCCGTACAGCCGGCACCGCGCAGGTGCCCGCGCAGCGAAAGGCGTACCTGCCTTGA
- a CDS encoding TIGR02680 family protein: MTPRPVLPAPARPRWQPLRIGLVDLFHYDVEEFHFRDGRLLLRGNNGTGKSKVLALTLPFLLDGDLSARRVEPDGDAGKRMEWNLLLGGEHPHSERLGYTWVEFGRRDEVSGEEQFRTLLCGLKAVSGRGIARHWWAVTGQRIDHGPADMRADASLSLLDATGTVLSRDRLIEAVAGRGLVYDQAKAYRRAVDEALFGLGEQRYAALVDLLIQLRQPQLSKRPNEAALSRALTEALPPMDQAVIADVAEAFRSLDEEKEELRAAGAAERAASVFLDHYRRYARTASRRRARLPRSEHSKYEQLLRDLAEAQAGKTAAEEDRAAAEERVATLTETRARLEAADAALREGPEMRSARELERVAQAVDRAEIDCARARDDREKASLQHTKALDRLGAAENRLRVARELSGDTLLRARETAAAARLNLPGGEGQAVADLRAAVAEATDRRHRTLTHVEALADQAEAAAAGRRAAVLRLDETETELAHAAEALDTAEDTAQAAGRALVDAVREHAGRCGELAYADPAGLLDELQEWTRHQDGPYPARRRAAEAHSATAAVLADQAAESAQHRAGLAARTRDAEQELAGLESGGRRGPQAPYTRTPGLRDQAPGAPLWRLIDFREEVADHDRAGLEAALEASGLLDAWVRPDGAAVAVDGHDVLLAPNTGPVEGASLADVLRPAVDHGDAQAAQVAVEAVARLLEAIGLGGTSGDTASAGDVPGAGPLGIGATDGTWVALDGRHRVGVLTGRWTKPAAEYIGEGAREAARRTRIAALQVELSLLRQESADAEGQAQALATRRRTLDTELAAVPDDAPLIRAHADAAAAADTMRRARTRCDERAAEVTAAAERAESAAAELHETSADLGLPPDRPALAAVRQALAELDVVLAGLWPALRERSEASRQADDEREEAVRAGERTAELAVRAEEAAREAAAADERLATLRSTVGAAVAELERLLAETAEALRGCAADQERAQDQHTEADRRASRAEGSIEQLEKAVTESAATRSEAIAALQRFTATGLIAVALPDLAVPAADDGPWAPTPAIALARALESELSTTDDSDGAWERVQRRLSEEFKTLQDALSRHGNTASARMVEDGMIVDIVYQGRERAVPELAEALAVEVGELTRILSAHEREILETHLITEVAGTLQELIAAAERQVLAMNAELEERPTSTGMRLRLVWRPSRKAPVGLAQARGRLLQTADAWTAEDRAAVGEFLQAQIARQQTEDAAGSWLEHLTAALDYRSWHEFAVERQQHGRWVPATGPASGGERVLAVSVPLFAAASSHYASAGSPYAPRLVTLDEAFAGVDDDSRAKCLGLLHAFDLDVVMTSEREWACYPQVPGIAIAQLARVDEVAAVLVTRWEWDGTARTRREDPVRPVDPEPLWA, encoded by the coding sequence TTGACCCCCCGTCCCGTACTCCCCGCCCCTGCGCGTCCCCGCTGGCAGCCCCTGCGGATCGGTCTCGTCGACCTCTTCCACTACGACGTGGAGGAGTTCCACTTCCGCGACGGCCGGCTGCTGCTCCGGGGGAACAACGGCACCGGCAAGTCCAAGGTGCTGGCCCTGACCCTGCCCTTCCTCCTCGACGGGGACCTCAGCGCCCGTCGAGTGGAACCGGACGGGGACGCCGGCAAGCGGATGGAGTGGAACCTCCTGCTCGGGGGTGAGCACCCGCACTCCGAACGCCTCGGCTACACCTGGGTGGAGTTCGGCCGCCGTGATGAGGTGAGCGGCGAGGAGCAGTTCCGTACGCTCCTGTGCGGGCTCAAGGCCGTCAGCGGGCGCGGCATCGCCCGGCACTGGTGGGCGGTGACCGGGCAGCGGATCGACCACGGCCCGGCCGATATGCGCGCGGACGCGTCACTGAGCCTGCTCGACGCCACCGGCACCGTCCTGTCCCGGGACCGGCTCATCGAGGCGGTCGCCGGCCGGGGCCTGGTCTACGACCAGGCCAAGGCCTACCGCCGGGCCGTCGACGAGGCGCTGTTCGGCCTCGGGGAGCAGCGCTACGCAGCCCTCGTGGACCTGCTCATCCAGCTGCGCCAGCCCCAGCTGTCCAAGCGTCCCAACGAGGCCGCCCTCTCCCGCGCCCTCACCGAGGCCCTTCCGCCGATGGACCAGGCCGTCATCGCGGATGTGGCCGAGGCCTTCCGCTCCCTGGACGAGGAGAAGGAGGAGCTGCGGGCGGCCGGGGCCGCCGAACGGGCGGCCTCCGTGTTCCTCGACCACTATCGGCGCTACGCCCGCACGGCCTCCCGCCGTCGCGCCCGTCTCCCGCGCAGCGAACACTCGAAGTACGAGCAGCTGCTGCGCGATCTCGCCGAAGCGCAGGCCGGGAAGACCGCGGCGGAGGAGGACCGGGCGGCCGCGGAGGAGCGCGTCGCCACACTGACCGAGACCCGGGCGAGGCTGGAGGCGGCCGACGCAGCCCTGCGCGAGGGCCCGGAGATGCGCAGTGCCCGCGAACTGGAGCGGGTCGCACAGGCGGTGGACCGGGCGGAGATCGACTGTGCCCGCGCGCGCGACGACCGGGAGAAGGCCTCCCTTCAGCACACCAAGGCGCTCGACCGCCTCGGTGCTGCGGAGAACCGGCTCAGGGTCGCCCGGGAGCTGTCCGGGGACACGCTGCTCCGGGCCCGGGAGACGGCTGCGGCAGCCCGGCTGAACCTTCCCGGAGGCGAGGGACAGGCGGTTGCCGACCTGCGGGCCGCGGTGGCCGAAGCGACCGACCGCAGGCACCGCACCCTCACGCACGTCGAGGCGCTCGCCGACCAGGCCGAGGCGGCGGCGGCCGGGCGCCGGGCCGCCGTACTCCGGCTCGACGAGACGGAGACCGAGCTGGCGCACGCCGCCGAGGCGCTGGACACGGCCGAGGACACGGCGCAGGCCGCCGGACGGGCTCTGGTCGATGCCGTACGCGAGCACGCGGGCCGGTGCGGGGAGCTGGCGTACGCCGACCCGGCCGGACTTCTGGACGAGCTCCAGGAGTGGACCCGGCACCAGGACGGCCCCTACCCGGCGCGCCGCCGTGCCGCGGAAGCACACAGCGCCACCGCAGCGGTACTCGCCGACCAGGCGGCGGAATCAGCACAACACCGGGCCGGCCTGGCCGCCCGGACCCGCGACGCCGAACAGGAACTCGCCGGGCTGGAGTCCGGCGGTCGGCGCGGGCCGCAGGCCCCGTACACCCGGACCCCCGGCCTGCGGGACCAGGCACCCGGTGCCCCCCTGTGGCGGCTGATCGACTTCCGGGAGGAGGTCGCGGACCACGACCGCGCCGGGCTGGAGGCGGCCCTGGAGGCGTCCGGGCTGCTGGACGCGTGGGTGCGCCCGGACGGAGCGGCCGTCGCCGTGGACGGTCACGACGTACTCCTCGCCCCGAACACGGGACCGGTCGAGGGGGCGTCGCTCGCCGACGTACTGCGCCCGGCCGTGGACCACGGAGACGCGCAGGCCGCACAGGTCGCAGTGGAGGCGGTGGCCCGGCTGCTGGAGGCGATCGGCCTCGGCGGGACCTCCGGTGACACGGCATCGGCCGGCGATGTACCGGGCGCCGGCCCGTTGGGCATCGGGGCCACGGACGGCACCTGGGTCGCGCTGGACGGACGCCACCGCGTCGGCGTCCTCACCGGCCGTTGGACCAAACCCGCCGCCGAGTACATCGGAGAGGGCGCCCGGGAAGCCGCGAGGCGGACCCGGATCGCAGCACTGCAGGTTGAACTCTCCCTCCTGCGGCAGGAGTCGGCCGACGCTGAGGGGCAGGCGCAGGCTCTGGCGACCCGCCGTCGTACGCTCGACACCGAGCTGGCCGCCGTGCCCGACGACGCGCCCCTGATCCGGGCACACGCCGACGCCGCGGCTGCCGCCGACACCATGCGCCGGGCGCGGACCCGGTGCGACGAGCGGGCCGCCGAGGTGACGGCCGCAGCCGAGCGGGCAGAGTCGGCCGCCGCCGAACTGCACGAGACCTCAGCCGATCTGGGGCTGCCCCCGGACCGGCCGGCACTGGCCGCCGTACGGCAGGCCCTCGCCGAGCTCGACGTCGTCCTGGCCGGACTCTGGCCCGCACTCCGCGAGCGGAGCGAGGCGTCCCGGCAGGCGGACGACGAACGCGAAGAGGCGGTCCGGGCAGGGGAGCGGACCGCCGAACTCGCCGTTCGTGCGGAGGAGGCCGCCCGTGAGGCGGCAGCCGCGGACGAGCGGCTGGCCACGCTGCGTTCAACCGTCGGCGCCGCCGTCGCAGAGCTGGAGCGGCTGCTCGCGGAGACCGCAGAAGCCCTGCGCGGCTGCGCCGCCGACCAGGAGCGCGCCCAGGACCAGCACACGGAGGCGGACCGACGGGCCAGCCGGGCCGAGGGCAGCATCGAACAGCTGGAGAAGGCCGTCACCGAATCCGCCGCGACGCGCTCCGAGGCCATTGCCGCGCTCCAGCGCTTCACGGCCACAGGACTGATCGCCGTCGCACTTCCGGATCTCGCCGTACCGGCCGCGGACGACGGCCCGTGGGCCCCCACCCCAGCCATCGCCCTGGCCCGTGCCCTCGAATCGGAGCTGTCGACGACCGACGACTCGGACGGCGCCTGGGAACGTGTGCAGAGGCGTCTGAGCGAGGAGTTCAAAACCCTCCAGGACGCACTCTCACGGCACGGCAACACTGCCTCGGCCCGCATGGTCGAGGACGGGATGATCGTCGACATCGTCTACCAGGGCCGTGAGCGAGCCGTGCCCGAGCTCGCCGAGGCCCTGGCGGTCGAGGTCGGCGAACTCACCCGCATCCTCTCCGCACACGAGCGTGAGATCCTCGAAACCCACCTCATCACCGAGGTGGCCGGCACGCTCCAGGAGCTGATCGCAGCTGCCGAGCGGCAGGTGCTGGCCATGAACGCCGAGCTGGAGGAACGGCCCACTTCCACCGGTATGAGGCTGCGCCTGGTGTGGCGGCCTTCCCGCAAGGCTCCGGTCGGCCTCGCCCAGGCCCGTGGCCGCCTGCTGCAGACCGCTGATGCCTGGACGGCCGAGGACCGGGCCGCGGTCGGTGAGTTCCTGCAGGCGCAGATCGCCCGCCAGCAGACCGAGGACGCGGCGGGCAGCTGGCTGGAGCACCTCACCGCCGCCCTCGACTACCGCTCCTGGCACGAGTTCGCCGTTGAGCGTCAGCAGCACGGCCGCTGGGTACCCGCCACGGGGCCCGCTTCCGGAGGCGAACGCGTCCTGGCCGTGTCCGTTCCCTTGTTCGCCGCCGCCTCCTCGCACTATGCGAGCGCGGGCAGCCCGTACGCGCCGCGCCTGGTGACCCTGGACGAGGCGTTCGCGGGTGTGGACGACGACTCGCGTGCCAAGTGCCTCGGGCTCCTGCACGCCTTCGACCTGGATGTGGTCATGACCAGCGAGCGGGAGTGGGCCTGCTATCCGCAGGTACCGGGCATCGCCATCGCCCAGCTCGCCCGCGTCGACGAGGTGGCCGCTGTCCTGGTCACCCGCTGGGAGTGGGACGGCACGGCCCGCACGCGCCGCGAGGACCCCGTGCGTCCGGTCGACCCGGAGCCCCTGTGGGCGTGA
- a CDS encoding TIGR02679 family protein: MSGPPVDEVRLRRLLGGADLAWLVERARRRLERGQPLTGAVSLATPSPAERAAAERLLGRVPGAGRALTVRLDAVDAVLVRSGISPGGLAAAMTVLTGPVVPLDEVRRSEDQAWGEAYAPLMQLAEEHPEYAAWAGRVRDDGLVRRLARTPTAARLLLEQTVRVLRELPVEPARSLSVFAADILGSAHALDDGTPVATLALSGARALTGHPEGAGAAWRRAAWASAGLLRDDVSSTVLTLNLRGTPALDWMADVGEPCVLTLRQLAHRPPRTAPPVVHICENPAVLSAAADHHGPDARPLVCVQGQPSAAALTLLARLHELGAAFRYHGDFDWGGLRIATTLLGHVPWLPWRYTADDYRGAVAAAGPDLRPLDGKPALSPWDPDLALALAKHALRVEEESVLDVLLTDLAR, encoded by the coding sequence GTGAGCGGTCCGCCGGTGGACGAAGTGCGCCTGCGCCGACTCCTCGGCGGCGCCGACCTGGCCTGGCTGGTGGAGCGGGCACGCCGGCGGCTGGAGCGCGGACAGCCACTCACCGGAGCCGTCTCGCTGGCAACGCCGAGCCCGGCCGAGCGGGCCGCGGCCGAGAGACTGCTGGGCCGGGTACCAGGTGCCGGGAGGGCGCTGACGGTCCGGCTCGACGCCGTGGACGCCGTGCTGGTCAGATCGGGCATCAGCCCCGGTGGCCTGGCGGCGGCCATGACGGTGCTCACTGGGCCGGTCGTCCCTCTCGACGAGGTCCGCCGGAGCGAGGACCAGGCCTGGGGAGAGGCGTACGCGCCTCTCATGCAGCTGGCCGAAGAGCATCCGGAGTACGCCGCTTGGGCCGGTCGCGTTCGTGACGACGGCCTCGTACGCCGCCTCGCCCGTACTCCCACCGCCGCCCGTCTGCTGTTGGAACAGACCGTCCGCGTACTGCGGGAGCTGCCTGTCGAACCAGCGCGGTCGCTGTCGGTGTTTGCCGCGGACATTCTGGGGAGTGCCCACGCACTCGACGACGGCACGCCGGTGGCCACCCTGGCCCTCTCCGGCGCCCGCGCTCTGACCGGCCATCCCGAGGGAGCGGGAGCGGCCTGGCGGCGGGCCGCATGGGCTTCCGCCGGCCTGCTCCGGGACGACGTCTCCTCGACGGTGCTCACTCTCAACCTCCGCGGGACTCCGGCCCTGGACTGGATGGCCGACGTGGGTGAGCCGTGCGTACTCACCCTCCGACAGCTCGCCCACCGTCCGCCGCGGACGGCACCGCCCGTGGTCCACATCTGTGAGAATCCTGCGGTCCTTTCGGCCGCGGCGGATCACCACGGACCGGATGCCCGACCACTGGTCTGCGTGCAGGGCCAGCCGTCGGCCGCCGCCCTGACCCTTCTCGCCCGTCTGCACGAGCTCGGTGCCGCTTTCCGCTACCACGGCGACTTCGACTGGGGCGGTCTGCGCATCGCCACGACGCTGTTGGGGCACGTGCCCTGGCTGCCCTGGCGCTACACGGCCGACGACTACCGTGGGGCCGTAGCAGCCGCTGGTCCTGATCTGCGCCCGTTGGACGGGAAACCGGCGCTGTCGCCATGGGACCCGGACCTGGCGCTCGCTCTTGCCAAGCACGCCCTGCGTGTCGAGGAGGAGTCAGTTCTGGATGTGCTGCTGACGGACCTTGCGAGGTGA
- a CDS encoding papain-like cysteine protease family protein codes for MMHRRRASRRKKTLIAAITAALSGGLLFGFGALAQADVVSGTVIGGQGNHRTVNHRAKPSLSAQVNGSSKVGDRIQMSCRTTGDTVENNPRWIYTGSYYIADAFISENTTPLPVCGSSPNPNPKPTTAKTLPIVMQKQVRTQWCWDASGVTIAKHWGRSVSQEQFCQLAAQGTWVDCNNQPATLEDMANGLARLGLRNSGRSLYRNASFSESVTEIAAGRPFAVRFGWRTGGGHMNVVYGYDSATNMIAVGDPWQTTQTYTWWNHATYVNNNSFQWTHSRIGIQG; via the coding sequence ATGATGCACAGACGTCGCGCGTCCCGCCGCAAGAAGACGCTGATAGCCGCGATCACCGCCGCACTCTCGGGCGGTCTCCTGTTCGGCTTCGGTGCCCTTGCCCAGGCCGACGTGGTCAGCGGCACGGTCATTGGCGGGCAGGGGAACCACAGAACCGTCAACCACCGGGCCAAGCCGTCCCTTTCGGCTCAGGTGAACGGCTCCTCGAAGGTGGGGGACAGGATCCAGATGTCCTGCCGGACCACCGGCGACACCGTGGAGAACAATCCGCGATGGATCTACACCGGCTCCTACTACATCGCCGACGCCTTCATCAGCGAGAACACCACCCCCCTGCCGGTGTGCGGTTCGAGCCCGAACCCGAACCCGAAACCCACGACCGCGAAGACACTTCCGATCGTCATGCAGAAGCAGGTCAGGACCCAGTGGTGCTGGGACGCCTCCGGCGTGACCATCGCCAAACACTGGGGCCGCTCCGTCAGTCAGGAGCAGTTCTGCCAACTCGCCGCCCAGGGAACCTGGGTGGACTGCAACAACCAGCCCGCGACGCTGGAGGACATGGCCAACGGCCTGGCGCGGCTGGGGCTGAGGAACAGCGGCCGCAGCCTGTACCGCAATGCCTCGTTCAGTGAATCGGTCACCGAGATCGCCGCGGGCCGGCCGTTCGCGGTCCGGTTCGGCTGGCGCACCGGCGGCGGTCACATGAACGTCGTCTACGGCTACGACAGCGCCACCAACATGATCGCGGTCGGTGACCCGTGGCAGACCACCCAGACCTACACCTGGTGGAACCACGCCACTTACGTGAACAACAACTCGTTCC